A genomic region of Pseudomonas migulae contains the following coding sequences:
- a CDS encoding antibiotic biosynthesis monooxygenase family protein, protein MMARTPEPPYYAVIFTSLRTDGDQGYAEAAERMVELAREQPGFLGVESARGEDGLGITVSYWASEAAILAWKHHPEHSVIRERGRSTWYSACNTRVCRVERAYGFKQ, encoded by the coding sequence ATGATGGCCCGGACGCCGGAACCGCCTTATTACGCGGTGATTTTTACTTCGCTGCGTACTGACGGTGATCAGGGTTACGCCGAAGCTGCCGAGCGCATGGTTGAACTGGCGCGTGAGCAGCCGGGTTTTCTGGGCGTGGAATCGGCGCGGGGTGAGGATGGGCTCGGGATTACGGTGTCCTATTGGGCCAGTGAGGCGGCGATTCTGGCGTGGAAACATCATCCCGAGCACAGTGTGATTCGTGAGCGGGGGCGCTCGACCTGGTATTCGGCGTGCAATACGCGGGTGTGCAGGGTTGAGCGGGCTTATGGGTTTAAACAGTAA
- a CDS encoding DUF2025 family protein, giving the protein MRITSQLICQAAEQLKGFVGLNRKTGQYIVRFSEDSFGMDVADDGIIPASEFVWAPGPEQAMTLKRELIQLLLDQNIDDRINITEPLRVYMNRREVPEISAVRSLVQA; this is encoded by the coding sequence ATGCGCATCACTTCCCAGCTCATCTGCCAGGCCGCCGAACAGCTCAAAGGTTTCGTCGGCCTCAATCGCAAAACCGGCCAGTACATCGTGCGTTTCAGCGAAGATTCCTTCGGCATGGACGTGGCGGATGACGGCATTATTCCTGCCAGTGAATTTGTCTGGGCGCCAGGGCCGGAGCAGGCCATGACGCTTAAGCGCGAGTTGATTCAGTTGTTGCTGGATCAGAACATCGATGACCGGATCAACATTACCGAGCCGTTGCGGGTGTATATGAATCGGCGGGAAGTGCCGGAGATTTCGGCGGTGCGGAGTTTGGTGCAGGCTTGA
- a CDS encoding glycerophosphodiester phosphodiesterase, whose amino-acid sequence MPVTFTKSALLLSVLLGLGQAQAASEPSPTSLASRSGIPHPAVIAHRGASFDAPESTAAAYKLARDLGADYLELDLQRSKDGVLFALHDNNLQRTTDVASKFPDRKDSPANAFTIAELKTLDAGSWFNTAYPERARPAYVGLKILTLDEIIDIAQGNPLHKPGLYIETKEPKQFPGIESDLKDKLQDRGWLSPAGSKLAKSNLAVGQGKGKVVLQTFEKSSLELLEKEMPQVPKILLLWVGEGSIEPKSKVTFAESGDKDKAVYYAKQEPKDKAEFQQWVEYAKAQGAIGTGPSAALTKGGDQSYSDLVKPWMNQYTHDQGLLVHVYTVDDAVDYQKVMDAGVDGIFTNRASELLKFYKRPAAGTVAQLLTNNGY is encoded by the coding sequence ATGCCTGTTACTTTCACCAAGAGCGCCCTGCTGCTGAGCGTGCTGCTCGGTCTCGGCCAGGCGCAAGCCGCCAGCGAGCCAAGTCCGACTTCACTGGCGTCCCGTTCGGGTATCCCGCATCCGGCGGTGATCGCTCACCGTGGTGCGTCTTTCGATGCACCGGAATCCACCGCTGCCGCTTATAAACTGGCGCGCGATCTGGGTGCCGACTACCTCGAACTGGACCTGCAGCGCAGCAAGGACGGCGTGCTGTTTGCCCTGCACGACAACAACCTGCAACGCACCACCGACGTCGCCAGCAAATTCCCTGATCGCAAGGACAGCCCGGCCAACGCATTCACCATCGCCGAACTGAAAACCCTCGATGCCGGCAGCTGGTTCAACACCGCTTACCCGGAGCGCGCACGCCCTGCCTACGTGGGTCTGAAAATCCTGACCCTCGACGAAATCATCGACATCGCCCAGGGCAATCCGCTGCACAAACCCGGCCTGTACATCGAAACCAAAGAGCCCAAGCAATTCCCCGGTATCGAAAGCGACCTCAAGGATAAATTGCAGGATCGCGGCTGGCTGAGTCCGGCGGGTTCCAAACTGGCGAAAAGCAATCTGGCGGTCGGCCAGGGCAAAGGCAAGGTGGTGCTGCAAACCTTCGAGAAGAGCAGCCTCGAACTGCTGGAAAAAGAAATGCCGCAGGTGCCGAAGATCCTGTTGCTGTGGGTCGGTGAAGGCAGCATCGAGCCGAAATCCAAGGTGACGTTCGCCGAGTCCGGCGACAAGGATAAAGCGGTCTACTACGCCAAGCAGGAACCGAAGGACAAAGCCGAATTCCAGCAGTGGGTCGAGTACGCCAAGGCCCAGGGCGCGATCGGCACCGGCCCTTCCGCCGCGCTGACCAAGGGTGGCGATCAGAGCTACTCGGACCTGGTGAAACCGTGGATGAACCAGTACACCCACGATCAGGGTTTGTTGGTGCACGTCTACACGGTCGATGATGCGGTGGATTATCAGAAGGTCATGGACGCCGGGGTTGATGGCATTTTCACCAACCGTGCCAGCGAGCTGTTGAAGTTTTATAAGCGCCCGGCGGCGGGCACGGTTGCGCAGTTGCTGACGAACAACGGGTATTGA
- a CDS encoding PepSY domain-containing protein — MKTLTALFTAAALTLTAGLAQAADVPVDQIPQLVKDKKIKPLEELNQIVMKLHPGATITDSDLDQHPSLYEYEVELKDAKGVEWDVDLNAATGEVLKNKQDD; from the coding sequence ATGAAGACTTTGACTGCCCTGTTCACCGCTGCCGCCCTGACCCTCACCGCTGGCCTGGCCCAGGCAGCTGATGTTCCCGTCGATCAGATCCCGCAGTTGGTCAAGGATAAAAAGATCAAGCCGCTGGAAGAACTGAACCAGATCGTCATGAAGTTGCACCCGGGTGCCACGATCACCGACAGCGACCTGGACCAACACCCTTCTCTCTATGAGTACGAAGTTGAACTCAAAGACGCCAAAGGCGTTGAATGGGACGTGGACTTGAACGCCGCCACCGGCGAAGTCCTGAAGAACAAACAAGACGACTGA
- a CDS encoding transporter, with amino-acid sequence MNHSIDQSHRDPDLFGLLYGFSFRPGERGRELDSAMALRCLQQPGDSDEFLWLHLNLAHAACERWMKSHLELPDEFFEALHEGSRSTRIEHVDSALLAVVNDVVFNLSSMVSSDVSTLWVCARSRLIISARLQPLHSVDKLRSSVKAGECFRSPLELLVHLLRDQGEVLTQIVRKTSLSVDQIEDELLSSRLSTNRAELGANRRVLVRLQRLLALEPGSLLRLLNRPPQWLQKEDVKELRKSTEEFALIINDLTALGERIKLLQEEIAANLNEQSNRTLFTLTVVTVLALPINIIAGFFGMNVGGVPLSQDPEGFWILVALVATFTVIAGRWAFRKRQDY; translated from the coding sequence ATGAACCACAGCATCGACCAAAGCCATCGCGATCCGGACCTGTTCGGTCTGCTGTACGGTTTCAGTTTTCGCCCCGGCGAACGTGGCCGCGAGCTCGATTCGGCCATGGCGTTGCGGTGCCTGCAGCAACCGGGCGACAGCGATGAGTTTCTCTGGCTGCACCTGAACCTCGCCCACGCCGCGTGCGAGCGCTGGATGAAAAGTCATCTGGAATTGCCCGACGAGTTTTTCGAAGCCTTGCATGAAGGCTCGCGTTCGACGCGCATCGAGCATGTCGATTCGGCACTGCTGGCGGTGGTCAACGACGTGGTGTTCAACCTCAGCAGCATGGTCTCCTCGGATGTGTCGACGCTGTGGGTATGCGCCCGCAGTCGGCTGATCATCAGCGCGCGCCTGCAACCGCTGCACTCGGTGGACAAGTTGCGTTCGTCGGTGAAGGCCGGTGAATGTTTTCGTTCACCGCTGGAGTTGCTGGTGCATTTGCTGCGCGATCAGGGCGAGGTGCTGACGCAGATCGTGCGCAAGACCAGCCTCAGTGTCGATCAGATCGAAGATGAGTTGCTGTCTTCGCGGCTGTCGACCAACCGCGCGGAGCTGGGCGCCAATCGCCGGGTGTTGGTGCGCCTGCAACGATTGCTGGCGCTGGAGCCGGGTTCGTTGCTGCGCCTGCTCAACCGTCCGCCGCAGTGGTTGCAGAAAGAGGACGTGAAGGAGCTGCGCAAGTCCACCGAGGAGTTTGCGCTGATCATCAACGACCTCACCGCGCTGGGTGAACGGATCAAGTTGTTGCAGGAAGAGATCGCCGCCAACCTCAACGAGCAGAGCAACCGCACGCTGTTCACCCTGACGGTGGTGACGGTGCTGGCGTTGCCGATCAACATCATCGCCGGTTTCTTTGGCATGAACGTGGGGGGCGTGCCGCTCTCCCAGGATCCCGAGGGATTCTGGATTCTGGTGGCATTGGTGGCGACATTTACGGTGATTGCCGGGCGTTGGGCCTTTCGTAAGCGCCAGGATTATTAA
- a CDS encoding inorganic phosphate transporter: MATPSYTAAQAPISSAKPQFDKKPGLLTIVIFFAVLAIGLLFTAYSLMHDMNELGTVVTTWTPFLLLGVALLIALGFEFVNGFHDTANAVATVIYTNSLPPNFAVVWSGFFNFLGVLLSSGAVAFGIIALLPVELILQVGSSAGFAMIFALLIAAILWNLGTWWLGLPASSSHTLIGSIIGVGVANALMHGRDGTSGVDWAQATKVGYALLLSPLVGFGAAALLLLALRAFVKNRALYKEPKGNTPPPWWIRGMLILTCTGVSFAHGSNDGQKGMGLIMLILVGTLPMAYALNRTMPADQSLQFAAVAEVTQQALMKHTSLPAPADPRPVLSDYMRTKEATPQLIPALATLAGSIGNEVKGYGSLSKVPAEAMGNVRNDMYLTSETIRLMDKNKVGNFDADTTGKLQLFKQQIDNATRFIPLWVKIAVAIALGLGTMVGWKRIVVTVGEKIGKTHLTYAQGASAETVAMLTIGAADMFGLPVSTTHVLSSGVAGTMVANGGGLQMKTIRNLLMAWVLTLPAAILLSGSLYWLFTKIF; this comes from the coding sequence ATGGCTACTCCTTCCTACACCGCCGCCCAGGCGCCCATCAGCAGCGCGAAGCCGCAGTTCGATAAAAAACCCGGCCTGCTGACCATCGTGATTTTCTTTGCCGTGCTGGCCATCGGCCTGTTGTTCACCGCGTACAGCCTGATGCACGACATGAACGAACTCGGCACGGTGGTCACCACCTGGACGCCGTTTCTGCTGCTGGGCGTGGCGCTGTTGATCGCGCTGGGCTTCGAGTTCGTCAACGGTTTCCATGACACCGCCAACGCGGTGGCGACGGTGATTTACACCAACTCCTTGCCGCCGAACTTCGCGGTGGTCTGGTCCGGGTTCTTCAACTTCCTTGGCGTGCTGCTGTCGAGCGGCGCGGTGGCGTTCGGCATCATCGCGCTGCTGCCGGTGGAGCTGATTCTGCAAGTCGGGTCTTCCGCCGGTTTCGCGATGATTTTCGCCCTGCTGATCGCGGCGATCCTGTGGAACCTCGGCACCTGGTGGCTGGGCCTGCCGGCGTCTTCGTCGCACACGCTGATCGGTTCGATCATCGGTGTCGGCGTCGCCAACGCCCTCATGCACGGGCGCGACGGCACCAGCGGCGTGGACTGGGCGCAAGCGACCAAAGTCGGTTATGCGCTGCTGCTCTCGCCCCTGGTCGGCTTCGGTGCCGCCGCGTTGTTGCTGCTGGCCCTGCGCGCCTTCGTCAAGAATCGCGCGCTGTACAAAGAGCCCAAAGGCAACACGCCGCCGCCGTGGTGGATTCGCGGCATGTTGATCCTGACCTGCACCGGCGTGTCCTTCGCCCACGGTTCCAACGACGGCCAGAAAGGCATGGGCCTGATCATGCTGATCCTGGTGGGCACCCTGCCGATGGCGTATGCGCTGAACCGCACCATGCCGGCGGATCAGTCGCTGCAATTCGCCGCCGTGGCCGAGGTCACCCAGCAAGCGCTGATGAAGCACACCTCGCTGCCGGCGCCTGCCGATCCGCGTCCGGTGCTCTCCGATTACATGCGCACCAAGGAAGCCACGCCGCAACTGATCCCCGCCCTCGCGACGCTGGCCGGCAGCATCGGCAACGAAGTGAAGGGTTATGGTTCGCTGTCGAAAGTCCCGGCCGAGGCCATGGGCAACGTGCGCAACGACATGTACCTGACCAGCGAAACCATTCGCCTGATGGACAAGAACAAGGTCGGCAATTTCGACGCCGACACCACCGGCAAGCTGCAACTGTTCAAGCAACAGATCGACAACGCGACACGGTTCATTCCGTTGTGGGTGAAAATCGCCGTGGCGATTGCGTTGGGTCTGGGCACCATGGTCGGCTGGAAGCGCATCGTGGTGACGGTCGGCGAGAAGATCGGCAAGACCCACCTGACTTACGCGCAAGGGGCCTCGGCGGAAACCGTGGCCATGCTGACCATCGGCGCGGCGGACATGTTCGGGTTGCCGGTGTCGACCACCCACGTGTTGTCATCGGGGGTAGCCGGGACCATGGTCGCCAACGGCGGTGGTTTGCAGATGAAGACCATCCGCAACCTGCTGATGGCCTGGGTGTTGACCTTGCCCGCAGCGATTCTGTTGTCGGGGAGCTTGTACTGGCTGTTCACCAAAATCTTCTGA
- a CDS encoding LysR family transcriptional regulator — translation MNKLELLRTFVRVSEMSSFTLAGESLGLPRSTVSEHVQALEALLGTRLLQRTTRRVQATQDGLVLYERSKDLLSHMDEIEGLFRQDAASLTGRIRFDMPNFLARQVVLPRLPEFIALHPNLELEISTTDRRVDLQREGFDCVVRVGAQPDQSVVARHVCDFSMVNCASPAYLQRYGIPETLEDLAQHRLVHYVGVLGSRSEGFLYEVDGKLHRLPMAGSVTVNSTDAYEAACLGGFGLIQAPLKGMQSRLLSGELVAVLPQLNAPSMDVALLYARQRHLPLRVRAFMDWLAQVIQSNA, via the coding sequence ATGAACAAACTGGAACTGCTGCGCACCTTCGTTCGCGTCAGCGAAATGTCGAGTTTTACCCTTGCCGGCGAAAGCCTGGGCTTGCCCCGGTCCACCGTGTCGGAACACGTTCAGGCGTTGGAAGCGTTGTTGGGGACGCGTTTGCTGCAACGCACCACGCGCAGGGTTCAGGCGACGCAGGACGGCCTGGTGTTGTACGAACGCAGCAAGGACTTGCTGTCGCACATGGACGAAATCGAAGGGCTGTTTCGCCAGGATGCGGCCTCGCTCACCGGGCGGATCCGCTTCGACATGCCGAACTTTCTGGCGCGCCAGGTGGTGTTGCCGCGGTTGCCGGAATTCATCGCGCTGCACCCCAATCTGGAACTGGAAATCAGCACCACCGATCGCCGGGTTGATTTGCAACGGGAGGGTTTTGATTGCGTCGTGCGGGTGGGGGCGCAGCCGGATCAATCGGTGGTGGCGCGCCATGTGTGCGATTTTTCGATGGTCAATTGCGCCAGCCCCGCTTACCTGCAGCGTTATGGCATACCCGAAACACTCGAGGATCTGGCGCAGCATCGGCTGGTTCATTACGTCGGCGTGCTGGGTTCGCGTTCGGAAGGCTTTCTGTATGAGGTCGATGGCAAGCTGCATCGATTGCCGATGGCAGGCAGCGTCACGGTGAACAGCACCGACGCTTATGAGGCGGCGTGCCTGGGTGGCTTCGGGTTGATTCAGGCGCCGCTGAAGGGCATGCAGTCACGCTTGCTCAGTGGTGAACTGGTGGCGGTGTTGCCGCAATTGAATGCGCCGTCGATGGACGTGGCGCTGCTCTATGCCCGGCAACGGCATTTGCCGTTGCGGGTCAGAGCGTTCATGGATTGGCTGGCGCAGGTCATCCAGTCCAACGCATAA
- a CDS encoding SDR family NAD(P)-dependent oxidoreductase, which translates to MNRKIALITGASRGLGKNAALHLAAQGIDVIGTYNSKADEAQALVAEIESLGGRAAMLQLDVGRSEGFADFTTQVAEVLRSRFDRQHFDFLLNNAGIGVYANFVDTSVEQFDLLMNIHLKGPFFLTQNLLPLMADGGRILNVSSGLTRFSLPGYGAYAAMKGAMEVLTRYQAKELGARGISVNTLAPGAIETDFGGGTVRDNAQVNQMVADNTALGRVGLPDDIGAAIALLLAPGSQWINGQRVEASGGMFL; encoded by the coding sequence ATGAATCGCAAAATCGCACTGATCACCGGCGCCAGCCGCGGCCTCGGCAAAAACGCAGCCCTGCATCTGGCCGCCCAAGGCATCGATGTCATCGGCACTTACAACAGCAAAGCGGACGAGGCGCAGGCACTGGTCGCGGAAATCGAAAGCCTCGGCGGTCGCGCCGCCATGCTGCAACTCGACGTTGGCCGGAGCGAGGGCTTCGCTGATTTCACCACGCAAGTCGCCGAGGTGTTGCGCAGCCGTTTTGATCGCCAGCACTTCGACTTTTTGCTCAACAACGCCGGTATCGGTGTGTATGCGAACTTCGTCGACACCAGCGTCGAGCAGTTCGACCTGCTGATGAATATTCATCTGAAAGGACCGTTTTTCCTGACCCAGAACCTGCTGCCGTTGATGGCTGATGGAGGCCGGATTCTCAACGTGTCCAGCGGTCTGACGCGCTTCAGCCTGCCGGGCTACGGCGCTTACGCGGCGATGAAAGGCGCGATGGAAGTGCTGACGCGCTACCAGGCCAAGGAACTGGGCGCGCGGGGTATTTCGGTGAATACGTTGGCGCCTGGCGCGATAGAAACCGATTTCGGCGGCGGGACCGTGCGCGACAATGCGCAGGTGAACCAGATGGTTGCGGACAATACCGCGCTGGGTCGTGTCGGTTTGCCGGACGATATCGGCGCTGCGATTGCGCTGCTTCTGGCACCCGGCAGCCAGTGGATCAACGGGCAGCGCGTCGAGGCGTCGGGCGGGATGTTTTTGTAA